A region of the Mycobacterium sp. NBC_00419 genome:
GGCCGGCTGTTGTAGGCGATCTCTGGGGTCTCGAGAGTGGCGACAGTCACACTCCAGACGGTAGGGAGACGGCCGTTACTGCGACATGGAAGCGGCTTCCAAACTTGGCGGGGAACACTGGAACGTGCTCACATCCCGCTACCTGACGGGCGGCGAATCGGGCTGACCCGCGCTGGCCAATCCCCCCGGGCTGAGGTTCGCGCTTGCGTCGGCAAGGCGCAGCGCCACTTCCAACTCCAGCCGGCGGTCCGTCAGCGAGCGTCCGAGCAGGTCTTTTGCCTGCTGGACGCGGTACATCACGGTGTTCTGGTGCACACCCAGCCGCTCGGCGGCCCGGCCCCAGCTCATGTTCTCCTCGAAGAACACGATCAGGGTGGTGCGCAGCCGGCGGTTGCGCTCGGTATCCGGGCTGAGCTCGCCGAGCTCGTCTTTGACGAATCGGCCGGCGGCCGACAGGTCCTGGGTGAGCAGGGCATCCAGGGCCACGTCGCGGTGGTGGATGACCGTGCCCGCCGGCTGGCCCAGGACGCCGCTCATCCGGCGACCGTCACGCGCCTGATGGTGGGACGCGACGAAGCCGTCCAGTCCGCGGGCCAGGCCGCCGACCGACGCGAGCAGCGGGGCGTCGACGCAGACGGTTTCCTGGGGCCGGTCGGTCACGGCGGGTCCGCTGATCCAGGCCCACACCGTCCCGGCGCCGGCGGGAACGACCAGCAACTCGATGCCCTTGAGCTGATGTGCGATAGCCGCGGCGGCGCGCTTGAGTGCCTGTAGCGGCGGTCTGTCCTGGCTGCGCGGATCGATCCAGACCATCATCGCGACATGTGACCGGTCGAGGTTGTAGCCCAGCGCCGCGCTCGTCGCCCGCAGGTCCATCGGGCGACCCGAGACCAGACCGAGGACCAGCTCGGCCCGCACGGAGTCGGCGCCGCGCGCCCACAGTTCACGCTCCCGCTGGTAGTGGTCGACGAGGTCTCCGGACACCTTCTCGCAGTAGCCGAACAGGTATTGGGAGGCGGCGCCGGCCAGCTGCCACTTGACGTCGTCTGGGGCGTCGAGCTCACTGACCGCGGTCCGCAGCGCCGCGTCGAACAAGCCCAGCCCGATCACGTAGCAGCGTGGGATCACCGCGACGGTGATTCCACGCTGGGCCAGGGTGGCCGCCCAGTTCAGGGATACCTCCGTCGGTGTCGCCGACGTCGGAGACTCCCCGGCGGCCAACGCCCGCAAGACGGCATGCACGTTGCTCAAGGCCGCGTCGACGGTCAGCTGCTCGACGTCTTTGTCCTTGGTGTCGTGCAGCTCGGCAATGACCTCCATGGCGCGCAGTCCGACGCGTTCACCCAAACCGGTGACATCCATCGAACCCGCCAGCGACGCGAACTCCTGCGCCGATGTCCGAGTGAGGTCTGAAGCCATCTACGCTCCCCACATGCGCGCCCCGAGGGGGCTGACGCTAGCACTCGCGCACCGCTGTCCTGGCCCGATCGGCCACGCCCCGATCAATCGAAGACGACGACCGGTTTGATGACATCACCACGTGTCGACGCCTCGATGGCGTCGTTGATGGCAGAGAACGGGAAGGTCTCGATGAGGCGGTCGAACGGGAACTTGCCCTCCCGGTAGAGCCGGATCAATGCGGGCACGAACGACTGCGGGTCGGCATCGCCCTCGATCACTCCGGACAGCCGCCGGCCCAGGAGTAGGTGGCCCTGGTCGATGGTGATGTCGTGCTGCAGACCCTGGAATCCCACGGTGACGCAATGCCCCGGTGAGCTAAGGATTTCCAACGCCTGCCGGATCACCTGATTGGACCCGACCGCGTCCAGGGAGTGGTCGACTCCGGTGGGCACCGTGCTCATCACGTCCCAGACGAGGTCGCGGCTCGTCGCCGGGTTGAACGTGTGGGTGGCACCCAACTCCCGCGCGACCTCGAGCCGGGACTCGTTGATGTCGATGGCGATCACCGGATCACAGCCCAGAGCTTTGGCCGCCATCACCGCGGCCAGGCCGACTGCGCCCATGCCGAACACGGCAACGCTCTCGCCCGGGGCGGGGCGCAGCACGTTCATCACCGCACCGGCGCCGGTCTGCAGTCCGCAGCCCAACGGCCCCAACAGGTGCAACGGCAGGTCCTCGGGAACCTTGACCGCGTTGTGGGCGCTGGCCACGGCCAGGCTGGCGAACGAGGACTGCCCGAACCAGTTGCCGTGCACGTCCTCCGCGCCGGCGTGCATCGTGACTGTGCCGTCTAGCCGTTCACCGAAGTAGTTCAGCGGGGCGAACAGATCGCAGTAGGCCGGGGTCTTCTTGCGGCAGGTGTCGCATTCGTCGCAGTAGGCGAAGCTCAGCACCACGTGATCGCCGGGAACCAGCGTCCGAACCCCCTGGCCGACGGCCACCACCACACCGGCACCTTCGTGGCCGAGGACGGCGGGCAGCGGCAAGGGCACCAGTCCCTGGGCCGCGGAGATGTCGGTGTGGCAGACGCCGACACCCGCGATCCGGACCAGGATCTCACCGTCGCACAGGTCCGCGATTTCGACGTCCTCCAGTGACAGCGGACTGCCCTCCTCGCGCAGGATCGCTGCGCGGGCGGTGACGGGTCGGGACGGGCTGTCGGCGTGGATGTCGGATGCGGTGTCAGTCAACGTCTTCTCCTGTCTGGGGCCGTGCTAGACGGCGGCGTCCTTGTCGGCGACGAGGTCGCGGTAGATCGGGAACAGCGGCTTGGTCAGCGGCACCAGCTTCAGGATCTTGTTGACCGGGCCCTTGGCCTTGACTTGGCCTTTCGCCAGGCCGACACCCAGGTTGTACTCACCGCGCCAGAACTTGTCGCCGATGTCTGCGGGCATGTACAGCTTCACGTCGGCGTCGGCGTTGTCACCGCCGTCGGTGACCTCGATGCTGGGCTCGCGCAACCGGACGGTCATGCACGCGTCCGGATCGGTGTAGTAGACCTGAAGATCGATGTCGGCGGACATGAGTTTGGGTCCGACATCGGTGCCGTTGGCGGCGCGGAACACGCCTCCGAGGTAGGTGTAGATCTCTTCTGCGTTGGCGTAGTACGGCATGTTCTCTCTCCTATGGAAGTGGCGGGTCAGCGTGTGACGGGCGGTGTCCAGCGCACCGGCAGCGAGTGCACGCCGTGGATGAAGTTGTTCACCTGGAAGTCGGGATCGCCGGTCACGGTGATATCCGGTATGCGCGTGTAGATTTCGGTGATCGCCGAGCGCAGCATCTGCCGGCCCAGCGCACTGCCGAGGCAGAAGTGCGGGCCACCGGCACCGAAGCCGGCATGGTCGTTGGGGCTGCGCAGAATGTTGAACGTGCCCGGATCCTCGAACACTTCCGGATCCCGGTTGGCCGAGCAGTACCACATGACCACATGCTCGCCCGCCTTGATCTCGGCGTCGCCGATGACGACGTCCTCGGTGGCCGTGCGGCGGAAATGCATGACCGGGCTGGCGAATCGGATGACTTCCTCGGTCGCCCCGCCGACCCGGCCCTCGAGGTCTTCCAGCAGCAGCGCCCGCTGGTCGGGATTCTCCGAGAGCAACCGGATCGCGTGGGCGATGGAATGGCGGGTGGTGTCGTTGGCGGCCGAACCCAGAAGCGAGAAGAACGAACCGATTTCCCATTCGTCGAGCTTCTGGCCTTCGAACTCGGCGTTGATGACCCAGGTGATCAGGTCGTCCTTCGGCTCTTTGCGCCGGCGTTCGGCCATCATCAACGCGATGTCCTGGATGCGCTCGGACTCCTCGGCGTGGGTGGTCAGCGCGTCGCGCCCCAACGCCATGCGCGGGTCGTCCCAGGCCAGCATCCGCTCGGCGGCCTCCATGACGATGTGCTGTTCTTCGCTGTCGCGTTCGAGGCCGAAGAAATGCGCGAAGATCCGGCCGGGCACGTACTTCGCGTAGTCCTCGGAGAAGTCGCCCTCACCGCGATCGATGATCTCGTCGAGGCGGTCGCGGGCGTGCTGGGTGACCCACTCGGAGATCTTGCGGACGTTACGCGGGGAGAAGGCCTGCTCCATCACGCCGCGCATCTTGCGGTGCTGCTCGCCGTCCATCACCAGGAAGGAGGCGGTGGCGGTGATGACGACCTCGGGCATGTCCTCCATCAACACGCCCTTACCCGAGCAGAACAGCTTCGGGTTGCGCGAAACGAACCGGCAGTCTTTGTGTTTGGTCACCGACCAGAAACCCGGGGTGTCCTCTTCGGGCGGAAGCAACGTCGACTCGTAGGGCCGGTGATAGGAGACCCGGTGCTCGTCGCGAAGTCTGGCGAAGGCCTTCTCGCGCGTCTCGAAATCCTGAGCCCAGAACGATCTGGCCGACAGGTCCAGTTCGGGATCGGTGATCATCGGTCGGTGATCGGCAATGCTGGTCATGACAACGAGGCTGCCACCGGGGCAGGCCGCTGACGATCCGGCACACGAGGCATGCTCATCTCCCGTTGGGGGTGGCGGCCGCTCATACGTCGAGAACCAGCTGCGCGGACAGCGACCGCGAGACGCACACCATCATGGCGTCGTTGGCGGCTTTCTCGTCGTCGGCGAGCACCGAATCCCGGTGATCGGGCCGACCGTCGAGCACCGGGGTCTCACACGTTCCGCAGATACCCTCCCCGCAGGAGGACAACATGTTGACCCCGTGGGCCCGCAGTGCGTCCAGGATCGATTCGCCCGGACCGATGTCGATCGTCAGATTCGATCGCCGGCACACCACCTGAAATCGCTCCAGGGCATCCGGTGCCGCCGCGGGCTGCACGGCGCCCGCGGCGAATCGTTCCACCCGCAGTGTGCCGGCAGGCCAGGACGCACACGCCTGCTCCACCGCGGTGAGCAGGCCCTCCGGCCCGCAGCAGTACACCAGGGTGTCCTCGCGCGGGGGCTGGAGCACCGCGTCCAGATCGGGCAGTCCGGCCTCGTCCTGAGGCCATATGGTCACGCGCTCAGCATATTTCGTGAGTTCCTCGGCAAATGCCATCGACGAGCGCTGGCGGCCACCGTAGAGCAGGTGCCAGTCCGCGCCGTTGGCCTCGGCCGCCTCGATCATCGGGATGATCGGGGTGATGCCGATGCCGCCGGCGATGAACTGGTAGCGGTCCGCCGGTGCCAGCGCGAAGTGATTGCGCGGGCCTCGGGCCGCAATCGGTGTGCCCTCACGCAGTTCGCGATGCACATACGCCGAACCGCCGCGGCCGGCGGTTTCGAGGAGCACACCGATCTGCCACCTCCGGCGATCGGCCGGGCTCGAACACAGCGAGTACTGGCGGACCAGCGACTCGGTCAGCATCAGGTCGATGTGTGCTCCGGCCTCCCACTGCGGAAGCTCCTGACCCCCAGCATCTTCCAGGACCAGGCCGACAACGCCGTCGGCGAGCTCTTCGCGTGCCGTGACGATCAGGTCAAGCTGCTCGTCGGCATCCGGACGCACTAGTGCCTCGGCTCGGACAACAGGGCATCGAAGATGTGGCGATCGACCTTCTGCGTGAGATCGATGTGCACATGCTTGGTCTCGGTGTACTCGTCGAGTGCGTGTTCGCCGAGCTCGCGGCCCACACCGCTTTGCTTGTAGCCGCCGAACGGCAGTGCGGGATCGATCTGATGCCAGTTGTTGATCCACACGGTGCCGGCCCGCAGTTGGGCGGCCAGATCGACGGCACGCTCGTAGTCGGTGCTCCATACCCCGGCGCTCAGCCCGTACTGGGAGTCGTTGGCCTGGCGCACGGCGTCCGCCTCGCCGGTGTAGCGCAGGACGCAGAGCACCGGTCCGAAGATCTCCTCGCGGGCGATCTCCATATCGTTGGTGACCTCGGTGACGATCGTCGGCTCGATCCAGTAGCCCTTGGTGAAGCGATCGCCGGGCGGTACACCGCCGCCGAGCACGATTTTGGCGCCGTCTCGCCGGGCGCCCTCGAGGAAGCTCAAGACCCGGTCGCGCTGCCTGGCCGAGATCACCGGGCCCACATCGGTGTCGAAGTCGTCGGTATCGCCCAGTTTCAGCGCGGAGGCGCGGTCGACGAGTCGATCGACGACCAGGTCGTACATCTCGGCGGGCACCAGCAGTCGCGTGCCGGACTCGCAGATCTGCCCGGAGTACAGCATGCAGCCGAACAGCGCCCCGTCGATCGCCACGTCGAGGTCGGCGTCGTCGAGCAGGATCTGGGCGCCCTTGCCACCGAGTTCCAGGGATACGTGCTTCACCGTCCCGGCCGCCAGGCGCATGATCTCGCGGCCGACCGCTGTCGAGCCGGTGAAGGCCACCTTGTCGACGTCGGGATGTTCGGCCAGGCGGGCGCCCACGGTGGGTCCCGGACCGGTGACGAGGTTGATGACGCCGTCCGGGACGCCGCATTCCTTGGCGATCTCACACAGCCGCAGCAGGGTCAGCGGTGTCTTCTCGTCGGGTTTGACGACCACCGAGTTGCCCGCCGCCAGGGCCGGTCCGATCTTCCAGATGCCCAGCAGCAGCGGGAAGTTCCATGGCACGATCGCGGCGCAGACCCCCAGCGGCTCGCGATGGACCACGTTGGTCGACAACGTCGGATACGCCTGGGTGGCGACCTGCCGGGTCCACTGGTAGGTGTTGGCCAGTTCGGCGAAGTGCAGGAAGTGTGCCGACGCGTAGCCGATGTGGAATCCCGTCGCCTGCCGCACGGTGGCACCGTTGGCGTGGATCTCGAGGTCGACGAGCTCGTCGAGTTCCTGTCCGAGCCGGTCGGCGATCCTGGTCATGATGACCGACCGGTCCGAGGGCGTCATCCGCGACCAGACTCCGGATTCGAAGGCCGCTTTGGCCGCTGCGACGGCCGCATCGGCGTCCGCGACGCCGCCGCGCGCCACTGTGGCGACCACGTCCCCGGTCGCCGGATCGCGGATCTCGTCGACGTCGGCGGAATCGACGTGCGCTCCGTTGATGAACATCCGGTAGTGGGTGATGTCTGCTGCCATGTCGACTCCTTAGCCTTTCGACCAGAAGTCAACCGTGAGCACTCACCCCACCACCATCACTCGATCGGAGGTTTCGCGTAGTCCTGTTGGGTCCCGCACCAGGTGGCGCAGGTTTATCGCCTGCGCGGCGCGTGTGCCTCGTCGAGCAGAGTCCGCGCCACCCACTCCACATGGGCCAGTGAGTCCTCCAACGTCAACCGGCCGGCGAGCAACCCGCCCAACGCGCCGCTGAGCGCGGTGTTGAGCCCGAAGCTGACATTCGAAATCGCCTCCGGTGCAAGACCTTCCAGCAACCTGTTGAACAGCTCGACGTTATTGCGCTCTATCTGATCGATGATCGGCTTCACCTCTGGGTCGGTCGAGGTCACCATCTGCAGCATCAACGCCGTCATCTGCGGACTACGGGCGAACGCCCGCTGGGCGCGGCGCAGGTAGTCCAGCACCCCGGGCAGCGGGTCCTTGCCCGCCGAACCACCGGAGAGGACCCGGCGGGTCAACCGCTTCTGCCAGTCCTCGAGTGCGGCGGCCAGCAGGTTCTCCTTGGAACTGAAGTACCGGTACACCGTCGCCAGTGCCACCCCGGAGCGCTGCGCGACGTCGCGCATCTGAACCGCGTCCGCGCCGACCTCGCCGATGAGCCCGATCACCTCTTCGATGACCCTGGCCCGGCGCACCAACTGGTCGCTGGTCATGTCCGTCGGGGCGACGACATCAGTGTGGGCCCGGCTCACGCGCGGGCGCCCGCGAGGCGCTTCCCCGGCGGGCGTGACAGCGGACACAGGCGTGTTGACGGTGCCACCTCCTCAAGAACCACCTTCTTGCTGGTGCGGGCAAGCTTACGACAATCTGTCGCCGTCGCGGAGTTGTCCCAGCTGAGAGTCTTGCCATCCGGCGTCTGTGGTAGAACGATGTTTCAGTAGACCACCCCTGATCGGAGCGCGCATGGCCGGACCTGTCGGTCTCCCGGTAATCGACACGATGATCGGATTCCCCCACGAGGGCTTCGATCAGTACGACTTCATCCGCAAGCAGACCAAGGACCGCGAGTCCAAGGAGAACTTCGAGTTCCCGGTCGAGTACATGTTCAAAGACGTGCCCAAGGACCTGCCCACCGACGACCCGGTGTCGCTGTTGCTGCAGCAGATGGATCGCTTCGGTATCGAGAAGGCCGTCGTCGGCGTGAGCGACGAATCCGCGGAGAAGGCACTCAAGCTCTTTCCGGACCGGTTCGTACCCTCCGGTGCGGTGTCGGATCCCAACGACGTCATGGGCTCGGTCGCGGCGATCCGCCGCGAGTACGAGCAGTACGGCATCCGGGCAACGTCGGTGTTCCCGTCCGGCACCTTCCCCCAGGTGCCCATCGACGATCCGAAGATGTACCCGATCTATGCCACCTGTGTGGAACTCGGCATCCCGATCTTCGTGTGCGCCGGCATCCCCGGACCGCGGATCCCGTTCAAACCGCAGGAAGTTTCGCGCATCGACATCGTCATGTTCGACTTCCCCGATCTGGTGTTCGTCACCCGGCACGGCTGCGAGCCGTGGGAGGACCTCGCGGTCAAGTTGATGCTGAAGTGGCCGAACCTGTACTACTCCACCTCCGCCTTCGCCCCGAAGTACTACCCCAAGGCGATCATCGACTACGCCAACTCCCGCGGTGCCGACAAGGTCCTCTACGCCGGCTACTTCCCGATGGGCCTGTCTCTGGAGCGGATCTTCCGGGACATGCCAGGAGTCCCGTTCAAGGACGAGGTGTGGCCGAAGTTCCTCTACGGCAACGCCGCCCGCATCCTCGGCTTGGAGAGCTGACCACATGGCCCTGGCAATCACCACCGAGCAGGAGCAGCTGGCCGACGCCGTCACCCAGTTCGCCGCCCGGCACACCCCCGTCGACAAGACCCGTGCGGCGTTCGATTCCCTTGCGGCCGGCGAACTGCCGACGTGGTGGGAGGAGTTCACCGCGCACGGATTCCACGCCGTACATCTGCCCGAGGACACCGGCGGCCAGGGCGGAACGCTCGCCGATATGGCCTGCGTCATCGAGGCGGCCGCCGCAGCACTGCTGCCGGGACCGCTGCTGAGCACCGCCACCGCCAGCGCGGTCGCGACGCTGGCCGGACCCGCGGCCGCGCCCCTGCTGACCGAGCTGGCCGGCGGGGCGACCGCCGCCGTGATCCTCCCCGAGCACTCGTCGGTGCACGCTGTGCGCGACGGTGACAGCTGGCGGCTCAACGGATCCACCGGATCCACCCTGGGAATCTGTGCCGCGCAACGCATTCTGGTCGCGGCGCATGCCGGCGAGGGTGCCGACCTGTGGTTCGTCCTCGACGCGGCGGCGCCGAGTGTCGGTCTCAGTGTCGAACAGCAGCACGGCACCGACATGACCACCGACGTCGGCGTGCTGCATCTGGCCGACCATCGGGTCACCGCTGCCTCCGTCCTGTCACAGATCCCGACCGACCGGGCCCGCTGCGTCGTGGTGGCTCTGGCGGCCAGCGCAACAGCCGGCACGGTACGCCGCAGCGTCGAGATGGCCGTGGACTTCATCCGTACCCGCGAGCAGTTCGGCAAGCCGGTCGGGTCCTTCCAGGCGCTGCAGCACAAGGCCGCGGTCCTGCTGGTGAACTCCGAGATGGCCTCGGCGGCAGCCTGGGACGCGGTGCGCGCAGTCGACGAGTCGCTGGAACAGCACCGGCTGGCCGCGGCATCGGCCGCGGTCATGACGCTGGCCACCGGCCCCGACCTGACCCTGGACGCGCTGTTGATGTTCGGGGCGATCGGATACACCTGGGAACACGACGTACACCTGTACTGGCGGCGCGCCATCAGCCTGGCGGCCTCGCTGGGACCGGCGACGCAATGGGAACGTGACGCCGGCGAGCTGGCCCGAACGGTGAAGCGTTCCACCGCAATCCATCTCGGTGATGTGGAGTCCGAATTTCGGGCGCGTGTCGCCGAGATCATCGGCCGCGCAGCCGCACTGCACAACGAGACGCCCACCGACGACCGCCGCGCACCGGGCCTGGCCTTCGGGTCCCAGCGAGACCTGCTGGCAGAAGCCGGCCTGGTGGCTCCGCACCTGCCCCCGCCGTGGGGTCTGGCGGCATCCCCGGTGCAGCAGGTCATCCTCACCGAGGAGTTCGACAAGCGGCCCGAGGTGACCCGCCCGTCGTTGAACATCGCCGAGTGGATCCTGCCCACGATCCTCGACCGGGGCACCGACGCGCAGCGCGAACGGTTCGCGTGGCCGATGCTGCGCGGCACGCAGCGCTGGTGCCAGCTGTTCAGCGAGCCGGGCGCCGGGTCCGACCTGGCCTCGCTGAGCACCCGCGCACAGAAGGTCGACGGCGGCTGGTTGATCAACGGGCACAAGATCTGGACGTCCTCGGCTCACGTCGCCCAGTACGGCGCGATGCTGGCACGCACCGACCCGGATGCACCCAAACACCGCGGCATCAGCTACTTCCTCATCGACATGGCCTCACCGGGACTGGTGATCTCGCCGATCAAGCAGGCCAGCGGTCACGCGGACTTCAACGAGTGCTTCTTCACCGACGTCTTCGTCCCCGACGACATGCTGGTCGGGGAACCAGGCGAGGGCTGGGATCTGGCGATGTCGACGGTGGCGGTGGAGCGGACCGCGATCGGCAACTACGTCAACATCGACCGCTCGGCGGCACTGCGGCACATGGCCGCCACTGCCGGGGCCGACCACGACGCGACGGTGCGCGCACTCGGCCAGATCGAGGCACACACCACCGCGATCAAGGCGATGGTGCTGCGCGAGACGCTGCGTCTGGTGGAGGGTCAGAATGCCGGGCCGGCGTCGAGCATCGCGAAGTACGCGATGGTTCTGCTGTTGCGCCGGGCCGCGACGGCCACCCTCGGCCTGACCGGACGGCTGGCGATGCTCGAGAAGTCCGATCCACCGGTGGTGGAGCCGTACTTCGACATGCCCTCGGAGTTGATCGGCGGCGGCACCCCCGAGATTCAGCTGACGATCATCGCCTCGATGATCCTGGGACTTCCGCGTAAGTAGGCCGCACGTAGGTCAAGTAGGTACTGAAAGGACACCCGCGATGACGACTCAGCTCGACTTCACCTTCTTCGACTGTGACAACCACTATTACGAGGCCGAAGACGCGTTCACCCGCTACATCGACCCCAAGCTCAAGAAGCGGGCCATCCAGTGGGCACAACTCGACGGCAGGCAGCGGTTGCTCGTCGGCGGCCGGGTGAACCGGTTCATCCCGAACCCCACCTTCGACCCGGTCGGCAAGCCCGGCGCGCTCGATGAGTACTTCCGCGGCCGCAATCCGCATGGCTCCGACCTGAATTCGCTGTTCGGCGAGCTGGAGCCGATCCCGGCGGCCTATCGCAACCGAGATGCCCGCCTGGCGCTGATGGACGCCCAGGGCATGCAGGGCTGCATCATGCTGCCCACCCTCGGGGTGGGCATGGAACAGGCGCTGCTGCCGGACTTCGACGCGACGGTCGCCACCTTCAAGGCCTTCAACCGCTGGCTCGACGACGACTGGGGATTCGCCTACCAGGAGCGTATTTTCACCGCCCCCTACATCACGATGTGCCAGCCCGACAACGCCGTTCGCGAACTCGAATGGGCGCTGGAGCACGACGCCCGCTTCATCGTGATGATCCCCGGACCGATCACCACCGAGGTCGGCATGCGCCCACCCGGCGATCCGATGTTCGACGAATTCTGGCAGCTGGCCAATGATTCCGGCATCACGGTCTGCTACCACTCCGGTGAGACCTACTACTCGAAGTTCATGCCGGCCTGGGGCGAGCCGGACTACATGATGTCGTTCCAGGCACTGCTTGGATTCCGAACCCTGTTCTCCGGCGACGCGATTCAGGACACCTTCGCCAACCACCTGCACAACGGTCTGTTCCTGCGGTTCCCCAACCTGCGGATGGCGTGCATCGAGAGCGGCTCGACGTGGGTGTTCCACCTGTTCGAGAAGCTCACCAAGTCCTACGGCCAGATCCCCTTCATCTACAAGGAAGATCCCCGGGAGACGTTCAAGCGGCACGTGTGGGTGTCGCCGTTCTACGAGGACGAACTGGCCAGCCTGCTCAAGCTGGTCGGCGTCGAGCACATTCTGATGGGCTCCGACTACCCGCACGTCGAGGGACTGGCCGAACCCGCCTCCTACATCAAGGATCTGGAGAACTTCGACTACACCCCCGAGGAATGCCGGAAGGTGATGCGCGACAACGGACTCGAGCTGTCCGTGCGCCGCCCGGTGTGAGGATCGAGAAGGCCGGCCTGGTCGCGATGCTGCTGGAGGCCGGCGAAGAGAACGTCGCGGTACTGCTGGCCCGGTCCACCCTGCCCGACGAGCTCGACACCACCCGTGACCTCGATGCCCTGCTCGCGTTCGGATTGGAGCGCGACCAACTCGACGCCGTGGCCCAGTTGGCGGTCGGTGCCATCGAGCCCGACGACGTCAACACCCGGGCGCGCCAAGACGCGCTACACAAGACGATCTCGCGGCGGTGGGCTGAACTGGTCGAGCGCTGGCAGACCTGACGGCCCTTACGCCTCGATCGCGCCGGTGTCGCGCCGCGGGACGATCTCAATACTGCCGGCCGTCAGCTGCTGTGCGCACTGGTCGCACACCAGGCTCGGAATAAACGTTGCGCCGCAGGCGGTATGGACCTGCAGCAACGCCGGTCCTTCCGGGGCGGAGTAGCTCGACTCGGCCCAGTCGATCGCGGTGGCGACCACGGGGTAGAACGCCAGACCCTTGGGAGTGAGGTGGTACTCCGACCAGTCCGACCGGTTCGGATGCGCCGCGGCCTGAAGGACCCCGATGGTGCAGAACACTTTGAGCCGGTCGGCGATCACCGACGCCGGGGCGTCGAGGCGGGTCTGGAAGTCACC
Encoded here:
- a CDS encoding PucR family transcriptional regulator translates to MASDLTRTSAQEFASLAGSMDVTGLGERVGLRAMEVIAELHDTKDKDVEQLTVDAALSNVHAVLRALAAGESPTSATPTEVSLNWAATLAQRGITVAVIPRCYVIGLGLFDAALRTAVSELDAPDDVKWQLAGAASQYLFGYCEKVSGDLVDHYQRERELWARGADSVRAELVLGLVSGRPMDLRATSAALGYNLDRSHVAMMVWIDPRSQDRPPLQALKRAAAAIAHQLKGIELLVVPAGAGTVWAWISGPAVTDRPQETVCVDAPLLASVGGLARGLDGFVASHHQARDGRRMSGVLGQPAGTVIHHRDVALDALLTQDLSAAGRFVKDELGELSPDTERNRRLRTTLIVFFEENMSWGRAAERLGVHQNTVMYRVQQAKDLLGRSLTDRRLELEVALRLADASANLSPGGLASAGQPDSPPVR
- a CDS encoding NAD(P)-dependent alcohol dehydrogenase, yielding MTDTASDIHADSPSRPVTARAAILREEGSPLSLEDVEIADLCDGEILVRIAGVGVCHTDISAAQGLVPLPLPAVLGHEGAGVVVAVGQGVRTLVPGDHVVLSFAYCDECDTCRKKTPAYCDLFAPLNYFGERLDGTVTMHAGAEDVHGNWFGQSSFASLAVASAHNAVKVPEDLPLHLLGPLGCGLQTGAGAVMNVLRPAPGESVAVFGMGAVGLAAVMAAKALGCDPVIAIDINESRLEVARELGATHTFNPATSRDLVWDVMSTVPTGVDHSLDAVGSNQVIRQALEILSSPGHCVTVGFQGLQHDITIDQGHLLLGRRLSGVIEGDADPQSFVPALIRLYREGKFPFDRLIETFPFSAINDAIEASTRGDVIKPVVVFD
- a CDS encoding cytochrome P450; translated protein: MTSIADHRPMITDPELDLSARSFWAQDFETREKAFARLRDEHRVSYHRPYESTLLPPEEDTPGFWSVTKHKDCRFVSRNPKLFCSGKGVLMEDMPEVVITATASFLVMDGEQHRKMRGVMEQAFSPRNVRKISEWVTQHARDRLDEIIDRGEGDFSEDYAKYVPGRIFAHFFGLERDSEEQHIVMEAAERMLAWDDPRMALGRDALTTHAEESERIQDIALMMAERRRKEPKDDLITWVINAEFEGQKLDEWEIGSFFSLLGSAANDTTRHSIAHAIRLLSENPDQRALLLEDLEGRVGGATEEVIRFASPVMHFRRTATEDVVIGDAEIKAGEHVVMWYCSANRDPEVFEDPGTFNILRSPNDHAGFGAGGPHFCLGSALGRQMLRSAITEIYTRIPDITVTGDPDFQVNNFIHGVHSLPVRWTPPVTR
- a CDS encoding PDR/VanB family oxidoreductase, whose amino-acid sequence is MRPDADEQLDLIVTAREELADGVVGLVLEDAGGQELPQWEAGAHIDLMLTESLVRQYSLCSSPADRRRWQIGVLLETAGRGGSAYVHRELREGTPIAARGPRNHFALAPADRYQFIAGGIGITPIIPMIEAAEANGADWHLLYGGRQRSSMAFAEELTKYAERVTIWPQDEAGLPDLDAVLQPPREDTLVYCCGPEGLLTAVEQACASWPAGTLRVERFAAGAVQPAAAPDALERFQVVCRRSNLTIDIGPGESILDALRAHGVNMLSSCGEGICGTCETPVLDGRPDHRDSVLADDEKAANDAMMVCVSRSLSAQLVLDV
- a CDS encoding aldehyde dehydrogenase family protein — protein: MAADITHYRMFINGAHVDSADVDEIRDPATGDVVATVARGGVADADAAVAAAKAAFESGVWSRMTPSDRSVIMTRIADRLGQELDELVDLEIHANGATVRQATGFHIGYASAHFLHFAELANTYQWTRQVATQAYPTLSTNVVHREPLGVCAAIVPWNFPLLLGIWKIGPALAAGNSVVVKPDEKTPLTLLRLCEIAKECGVPDGVINLVTGPGPTVGARLAEHPDVDKVAFTGSTAVGREIMRLAAGTVKHVSLELGGKGAQILLDDADLDVAIDGALFGCMLYSGQICESGTRLLVPAEMYDLVVDRLVDRASALKLGDTDDFDTDVGPVISARQRDRVLSFLEGARRDGAKIVLGGGVPPGDRFTKGYWIEPTIVTEVTNDMEIAREEIFGPVLCVLRYTGEADAVRQANDSQYGLSAGVWSTDYERAVDLAAQLRAGTVWINNWHQIDPALPFGGYKQSGVGRELGEHALDEYTETKHVHIDLTQKVDRHIFDALLSEPRH
- a CDS encoding TetR family transcriptional regulator, yielding MSRAHTDVVAPTDMTSDQLVRRARVIEEVIGLIGEVGADAVQMRDVAQRSGVALATVYRYFSSKENLLAAALEDWQKRLTRRVLSGGSAGKDPLPGVLDYLRRAQRAFARSPQMTALMLQMVTSTDPEVKPIIDQIERNNVELFNRLLEGLAPEAISNVSFGLNTALSGALGGLLAGRLTLEDSLAHVEWVARTLLDEAHAPRRR
- a CDS encoding amidohydrolase family protein encodes the protein MAGPVGLPVIDTMIGFPHEGFDQYDFIRKQTKDRESKENFEFPVEYMFKDVPKDLPTDDPVSLLLQQMDRFGIEKAVVGVSDESAEKALKLFPDRFVPSGAVSDPNDVMGSVAAIRREYEQYGIRATSVFPSGTFPQVPIDDPKMYPIYATCVELGIPIFVCAGIPGPRIPFKPQEVSRIDIVMFDFPDLVFVTRHGCEPWEDLAVKLMLKWPNLYYSTSAFAPKYYPKAIIDYANSRGADKVLYAGYFPMGLSLERIFRDMPGVPFKDEVWPKFLYGNAARILGLES